Part of the Caulifigura coniformis genome, TTCCCCGTGGCGACGGCGAACGAACCGCGTCTGAGTCGGCTCCGGGACCAGGAACCCGATCGACTCCAGTTCTTCGAGGGCCGGTTGCAGCTTGCGTTTGAGCTGGGCGCTGTCGTAGTTCCGCCCCAGCCCGACGTGTTCACAGGCAAACACCCGCAGATCCATCTCGAATCGCTTGGAGCGATAGAACCGTTTGTCGAGGAACCGGTACGCCTGACGGGCCGCCGGGATCTGCAGTCGAAAGTAGGTGTTGAGGTCGAGCCGCTTGAGGTGATTCGACTGGAACGACGAGAACAGCATCGAGTTCCACGAGAACGTCGACTGCCCATCATCGGAGGGGCCACTGCGCCCTTCTTTGCCGCGGAGATCGAGCGATTCCAGGATGTGGAACGTCTGGCTCTTCCAGCGTCGGTGACTGCGGTCCCACCAGGCCCGGTTGTAATACAGTGTGACGCTGGCCCAGCGTTGCAGCGATTCTTCGAGACGGCGATAGGATTTTCCGGAGTTGTCCCAGCCCAGGAACTTCACCAGTTCGTACCGAGTGAACGACACGGTCGGCGACTGGAACCGGGTCCGGCAGTTCGTGAGATGCATCAGGACCAGCAGAACGTCGCTGTCGACGGGCGTCGGCAGGCCGAAAGCATCGCTGGCCGAGATAATCAGCTTGCGATGCACCAGTTGCTGATTGCCCTCGTCGAAGATCTCATCTTCGAACGTCAGCGTCTTCTGATTGGGATTCGTGCGGTGTCCGCACGCCGCGAGCGGAAACTCGGCCAAATTCAGCTCGTCGGTGCCGAGCGTCCGGTTCGAGTCGTCGAACTCGATCGTCTTGAGATTGGCCCGTTCTGTCTCGCCCACAAATCCCTTCCGTTGTTCCTTCGTCCAAAAGAACAACAACCGTCTGTTGTTGTTCTTTGATGATCTTTATTAACAGATCTTTGCCCCCCGCCAAACCCCCGAAATGATAGGCGAATCAGGGGCCAAGTCTGCCTCGCATCCCGGTAGTTTGCCCTCGAAGTCTGCCGTCCGCCCCGGCATTTGGCTGCTGTCAAT contains:
- a CDS encoding replication initiator protein A; this encodes MGETERANLKTIEFDDSNRTLGTDELNLAEFPLAACGHRTNPNQKTLTFEDEIFDEGNQQLVHRKLIISASDAFGLPTPVDSDVLLVLMHLTNCRTRFQSPTVSFTRYELVKFLGWDNSGKSYRRLEESLQRWASVTLYYNRAWWDRSHRRWKSQTFHILESLDLRGKEGRSGPSDDGQSTFSWNSMLFSSFQSNHLKRLDLNTYFRLQIPAARQAYRFLDKRFYRSKRFEMDLRVFACEHVGLGRNYDSAQLKRKLQPALEELESIGFLVPEPTQTRFVRRRHGEWTISLLRQSKGDAVSAVAESQEPLVVELTDRGLRTSMAAALVREFPASRIAEKIELHDWMLERKDARISQNPAGYLAAAIREDYQPPRGFVTKAACDERTRKAQQRRLAEQKTAAAAVVDADAHQAAIRAWDEASSEQRAVAAEAALATGDSEAVAQYRKLENTPFAEMLLRQIVISHFKTLA